Proteins encoded by one window of Synechococcus sp. MVIR-18-1:
- the pdhA gene encoding pyruvate dehydrogenase (acetyl-transferring) E1 component subunit alpha encodes MSQDIAVSAAAGIDQKLAKGASPVGAHAERLSSLVTTKRASVDRETGLRLYRDMTLGRRFEDKCAEMYYRGKMFGFVHLYNGQEAVSTGVIGAMKRQHDWFCSTYRDHVHALSAGVPAREVMSELFGKETGCSKGRGGSMHLFSKPHHMLGGFAFIGEGIPVALGAAFTSRYKRDAMGDSSSDSVTAAFFGDGTCNNGQFFECLNMAQLWKLPILFVVENNKWAIGMAHDRATSDPEIWRKAAAFGMAGEEVDGMDVLAVRAAAERAIERARAGEGPTVLECLTYRFRGHSLADPDELRAEEEKQFWAKRDPLKAFERDLVSDGLVHADELRAIEKEIDAEVQDCVDFALNAPEPDGSELTRYIWAED; translated from the coding sequence ATGAGTCAGGACATCGCAGTAAGCGCAGCTGCAGGCATCGATCAAAAGCTTGCGAAAGGCGCGTCCCCGGTAGGAGCTCACGCCGAGCGATTGTCGTCTCTCGTGACGACCAAAAGAGCCAGCGTGGACCGCGAGACGGGCCTGAGGCTCTATCGGGACATGACCCTCGGTCGACGTTTTGAAGACAAATGCGCGGAGATGTATTACCGCGGCAAGATGTTTGGTTTCGTTCACCTGTACAACGGCCAAGAGGCGGTGAGTACTGGCGTGATCGGCGCCATGAAGCGTCAGCACGACTGGTTTTGCAGCACCTACCGCGATCACGTGCATGCCTTGAGCGCAGGCGTCCCGGCCCGCGAAGTGATGAGTGAGCTGTTTGGTAAGGAAACCGGCTGCAGCAAGGGCCGAGGCGGATCAATGCATCTGTTCTCAAAGCCCCATCACATGCTGGGGGGGTTCGCCTTTATCGGCGAAGGAATCCCTGTGGCCCTAGGCGCTGCCTTCACCAGTCGCTACAAGCGTGATGCCATGGGGGATTCCAGTAGTGACTCCGTCACCGCAGCCTTCTTCGGAGACGGAACCTGCAACAACGGGCAATTCTTTGAATGCCTGAACATGGCCCAACTTTGGAAATTGCCCATCCTGTTTGTGGTGGAGAACAACAAATGGGCGATCGGCATGGCCCATGACCGTGCCACCAGCGATCCAGAGATCTGGCGCAAAGCGGCTGCCTTCGGCATGGCTGGAGAAGAGGTGGATGGGATGGATGTGCTCGCCGTACGAGCCGCTGCCGAACGGGCCATCGAACGGGCGCGAGCTGGCGAAGGTCCAACAGTTCTTGAATGCCTCACCTATCGCTTCAGGGGCCACTCATTGGCCGACCCTGATGAGCTCCGAGCCGAGGAGGAGAAGCAATTCTGGGCCAAGCGCGATCCCCTCAAAGCCTTTGAGCGTGATCTGGTCTCCGATGGTTTGGTGCATGCTGATGAGCTCCGTGCGATCGAGAAAGAGATCGATGCTGAGGTTCAGGACTGCGTGGACTTTGCTCTCAATGCACCCGAGCCAGATGGCTCAGAACTGACGCGCTACATCTGGGCGGAAGACTGA